From Lysobacter auxotrophicus, the proteins below share one genomic window:
- a CDS encoding S41 family peptidase, which yields MSKLLRVAAVLLLSTFAAQAAPVPRERVDAVADAIAANYFDAARGKAIADDLRRDAASGTFDALAPQALAETLTARLRPLDRHFRVRWEGGVGSAAPTPGPRRPPPPANHGIAVVETLPGDIGHLRLSQFAHFEFDDANAPERVAIDDALARLSGTRAMIVDLRGCRGGSPSMVGYLASAFVEPGANIYNTFHTRTQTLSEAPRMPYATPRAQVPLYVLVDGGTASAAESFAYTLQGAGRATVVGERTAGAANPGAMIDIGQGFSVFVSDGSPVNPVTRRNWEGTGIAPDVAVASDDALDKALQLARASR from the coding sequence ATGTCGAAGCTGCTGCGCGTTGCCGCCGTATTGCTCCTGTCCACCTTCGCCGCGCAGGCCGCGCCGGTTCCGCGCGAACGTGTGGACGCCGTCGCCGATGCGATCGCCGCGAACTACTTCGATGCCGCGCGCGGCAAGGCGATCGCCGACGACCTGCGCCGCGACGCGGCCAGCGGGACGTTCGATGCGCTCGCACCGCAGGCGCTGGCCGAGACGCTGACCGCACGGCTGCGCCCGCTCGACCGCCACTTCCGCGTGCGCTGGGAAGGCGGCGTCGGCTCCGCCGCGCCGACGCCGGGCCCGCGCCGCCCGCCGCCGCCGGCGAACCACGGCATCGCCGTCGTGGAAACCCTGCCGGGCGACATCGGCCACCTTCGCCTGAGCCAGTTCGCGCACTTCGAGTTCGACGACGCCAACGCGCCGGAACGCGTCGCGATCGACGACGCACTCGCCAGGCTGTCGGGCACGCGCGCGATGATCGTCGACCTGCGCGGTTGCCGCGGCGGTTCGCCGAGCATGGTCGGCTACCTCGCCAGCGCGTTCGTCGAGCCGGGCGCGAACATCTACAACACCTTCCACACGCGCACACAGACCTTGAGCGAAGCGCCCCGGATGCCGTACGCGACGCCGCGCGCGCAGGTCCCGCTGTACGTGCTGGTCGATGGCGGCACGGCGTCGGCGGCGGAGTCCTTCGCCTACACGCTGCAGGGCGCCGGGCGCGCGACGGTGGTCGGCGAGCGCACCGCCGGCGCGGCGAATCCCGGTGCGATGATCGACATCGGCCAGGGCTTCAGCGTGTTCGTATCGGACGGCTCGCCGGTCAATCCGGTCACGCGGAGGAACTGGGAGGGCACCGGCATCGCGCCCGACGTCGCCGTCGCCTCCGACGACGCGCTCGACAAGGCGCTGCAGCTGGCGCGCGCCTCGCGCTGA
- a CDS encoding BamA/TamA family outer membrane protein, giving the protein MRRPATTCALVLAGALGCGGAAAQSQAETSQARDEPRAEALPAEKPGMRALLHDPKDGKFDMSRWLLDHKGFLPVPIVISDPAVGYGGGLAAVFFHRPAGAATTRTTDDGRQQLVPPNIFGGMAMKTENGTHAYGGGAMLHFKDDRWRYTGGVAKASVNLDFYTPGRFTEPLAIGYNADGLVSFQKIARRLGDESLYLGVSWTYMDLDLSFDVDDDAQRFTPKERAQVTSGLGVSLQYDQRDNTFTPNSGWLGQIEGNFYDDALGSDTTFQSYRSHVFAYLPLGGDRFVLGGRADVRWANGDIPFYRLPFIDLRGVGSARYADTRAATLETELRWNTTPRWALIGFIGAGRTWGRHNDFGEAPSQVAKGAGVRYKIASVLGLYAGVDYAWGPEDETLYFQVGSAWR; this is encoded by the coding sequence ATGCGACGCCCGGCGACGACGTGCGCCCTGGTGCTCGCGGGCGCGCTGGGCTGCGGCGGCGCCGCGGCGCAATCGCAGGCGGAAACATCGCAGGCGCGCGACGAACCGCGCGCCGAAGCACTGCCCGCCGAAAAGCCGGGCATGCGCGCCCTGCTCCACGATCCGAAGGACGGCAAGTTCGACATGTCGCGCTGGCTGCTCGACCACAAGGGCTTCCTGCCGGTGCCGATCGTCATCAGCGATCCGGCCGTCGGCTACGGCGGCGGGCTGGCGGCGGTGTTCTTCCATCGCCCCGCCGGCGCCGCGACGACGCGCACGACCGACGATGGCCGCCAGCAACTCGTGCCGCCCAACATCTTCGGCGGCATGGCGATGAAGACCGAGAACGGCACGCATGCCTACGGCGGCGGCGCGATGCTGCACTTCAAGGACGATCGTTGGCGTTACACCGGCGGCGTCGCGAAGGCGTCGGTGAACCTCGATTTCTACACGCCCGGGCGTTTCACCGAGCCGTTGGCGATCGGCTACAACGCCGACGGGCTGGTCTCGTTCCAGAAGATCGCGCGGCGCCTGGGCGATGAGAGCCTCTACCTCGGCGTGTCGTGGACGTACATGGACCTGGACCTGAGCTTCGACGTCGACGACGACGCTCAGCGCTTCACGCCGAAGGAGCGTGCGCAGGTCACTTCGGGGCTGGGCGTGTCGCTGCAGTACGACCAGCGCGACAACACCTTCACGCCCAACAGCGGCTGGCTCGGGCAGATCGAAGGCAACTTCTACGACGATGCACTCGGCAGCGACACCACGTTCCAGAGCTACCGCTCGCACGTCTTCGCGTACCTGCCGCTGGGCGGCGACCGCTTCGTGCTCGGCGGCCGCGCCGACGTGCGCTGGGCGAACGGCGACATCCCGTTCTACCGCCTGCCTTTCATCGACCTGCGCGGCGTCGGCTCGGCGCGCTACGCCGACACGCGCGCGGCGACGCTGGAAACCGAACTGCGCTGGAACACCACGCCGCGCTGGGCGCTGATCGGCTTCATCGGCGCGGGCCGCACCTGGGGACGCCACAACGATTTCGGCGAAGCGCCGAGCCAGGTCGCGAAAGGCGCCGGCGTGCGCTACAAGATCGCCAGCGTGCTCGGCCTCTACGCGGGCGTCGATTACGCCTGGGGCCCAGAAGACGAAACGCTCTACTTCCAGGTCGGCAGCGCCTGGCGCTGA
- a CDS encoding transporter translates to MLRTRVLSACFLAAIAAPVAALADESADELAKKLSNPVASMISVPLQYNADFGYGSEDGTKQTLNIQPVIPASLSEKWNLITRVIAPVIYQDDIAGKSGSQFGLGDITPTFFFSPKQPTAGGVTWGVGPVFLLPTASNDLLGADEWGAGPSVLVLRQGKHWTVGTLANHIWSVGGSANDPDISNTFLQPFFARQFPGGRTLTFNSESTYDWENQQWTVPINVVYSKVTRIGGQTMSFAGGLRGYADAPRGGPDWGVRLVVTFLVPEH, encoded by the coding sequence ATGCTCCGCACGCGTGTGCTGTCCGCCTGTTTCCTCGCCGCCATCGCGGCGCCCGTCGCGGCGCTCGCGGACGAGAGCGCCGACGAGTTGGCAAAGAAGCTGTCCAATCCCGTCGCCTCGATGATCAGCGTCCCGCTGCAGTACAACGCCGATTTCGGTTACGGCAGCGAGGACGGCACGAAGCAGACGCTCAACATCCAGCCGGTGATCCCCGCGTCGCTATCGGAGAAATGGAACCTGATCACGCGCGTCATCGCGCCGGTGATCTACCAGGACGACATCGCCGGCAAATCCGGCAGCCAGTTCGGCTTGGGCGACATCACGCCGACGTTCTTCTTCTCGCCCAAGCAACCCACCGCAGGCGGCGTGACGTGGGGCGTCGGGCCGGTGTTCCTGCTGCCCACCGCCAGCAACGACCTGCTCGGCGCGGACGAATGGGGCGCGGGCCCGAGCGTGCTGGTGCTGCGGCAGGGCAAGCACTGGACGGTCGGCACGCTCGCCAACCACATCTGGTCCGTCGGCGGTTCTGCTAACGATCCGGATATCAGCAACACGTTCCTGCAACCGTTCTTCGCGCGGCAGTTCCCGGGCGGGCGCACGCTGACGTTCAATTCCGAATCCACCTACGACTGGGAAAACCAGCAGTGGACGGTGCCGATCAACGTCGTGTACTCGAAGGTCACGCGCATCGGCGGACAGACGATGAGCTTCGCCGGCGGCCTTCGCGGCTATGCCGATGCGCCGCGCGGCGGTCCCGACTGGGGCGTGCGGCTGGTGGTCACCTTCCTCGTGCCGGAGCACTGA
- a CDS encoding low affinity iron permease family protein, with translation MNWHAKFAKAAARWTGNASCFGLAVLIVVVWLVSGPLFGFSDTWQLVINTGTTIITFLMVFLIQNTQNRDTEAMQIKLDELIRATRLAENTLLDLEELDQAELDRMRQRYEELARLAREHSETRRRGSAVHEDARKARSAQREQSDDGDRGPAPRTE, from the coding sequence ATGAACTGGCACGCGAAGTTCGCCAAGGCCGCGGCCCGCTGGACCGGCAACGCGTCGTGCTTCGGCCTGGCGGTGCTGATCGTGGTGGTGTGGCTGGTGAGCGGGCCGCTGTTCGGCTTCAGCGACACGTGGCAGCTGGTGATCAACACCGGCACGACCATCATCACCTTCCTCATGGTGTTCCTGATCCAGAACACGCAGAACCGCGACACCGAAGCGATGCAGATCAAGCTGGACGAGCTCATCCGCGCGACGCGACTGGCGGAGAACACGCTGCTGGACCTGGAGGAACTCGACCAGGCCGAGCTGGACCGCATGCGCCAGCGCTACGAGGAACTCGCGCGGCTGGCGCGTGAACATAGCGAGACGCGCAGGCGCGGCTCGGCCGTGCACGAGGATGCGCGCAAGGCACGCTCCGCACAGCGGGAACAAAGCGACGACGGCGATCGCGGCCCGGCACCGCGCACGGAGTGA
- a CDS encoding BON domain-containing protein, with protein sequence MSAMAQDRTQTEAEEEGDSAQPVNDTWITTKVKADLMATSDVPGTTIDVDTTNGVVKLSGNVDSKAQHDKAISVAKGIKGVKSVDAKGLAVAKGGKK encoded by the coding sequence ATGTCCGCCATGGCGCAGGACCGCACCCAGACCGAGGCCGAAGAGGAAGGCGATTCCGCCCAGCCGGTCAACGACACCTGGATCACCACCAAGGTGAAGGCCGACCTGATGGCGACCTCCGACGTCCCGGGCACCACGATCGACGTCGACACCACCAATGGCGTGGTGAAGCTGTCGGGCAACGTCGACAGCAAGGCGCAGCACGACAAGGCGATCTCGGTCGCCAAGGGCATCAAGGGCGTGAAGAGCGTCGATGCCAAGGGCCTGGCCGTCGCCAAGGGCGGCAAGAAGTAA
- a CDS encoding SphA family protein, with protein MNIRHLLAIGIALGCASLAPPAFATEGALGRTITGTSVQSFAGVVPPTPGFNAAIGYVHYNGEISGSREVPVANQVTLGLDATFDMLSVTGLYVWDTGEGRWNFASMATLPVAEVDVTADVSIGSRTGRVNDEASWGVFDPFFAPIIAGYHFDQTKHMSLALYVYTDWGDYDPDRLANLSLNNWTYSPTVAYTQLMQQGTLEFTAVGAVDFYTENDATDYQNGAVLRLDAQLVKRFPNGWGAGGIGGWIEQLEDDEGPTADRLNGFKGRSFALGPTVNYTKKWDGGQVEFAARWLTEFDVKRRLKGDPLMVTATIAF; from the coding sequence ATGAACATCCGTCACCTGCTCGCGATCGGCATCGCGCTGGGCTGCGCGTCGCTCGCGCCGCCCGCCTTTGCCACCGAAGGCGCGCTCGGCCGCACCATCACCGGCACGAGCGTGCAGTCGTTCGCCGGCGTGGTGCCGCCGACGCCGGGCTTCAACGCCGCCATCGGCTACGTGCACTACAACGGCGAAATCAGCGGCTCGCGCGAAGTGCCGGTGGCCAACCAGGTGACGCTCGGCCTGGATGCGACCTTCGACATGCTCAGCGTCACCGGCCTGTACGTGTGGGACACCGGCGAGGGCCGCTGGAACTTCGCCTCGATGGCCACGTTGCCCGTCGCGGAAGTCGACGTCACCGCCGACGTGTCGATCGGCTCGCGCACGGGCCGGGTGAACGACGAAGCCAGCTGGGGCGTGTTCGATCCGTTCTTCGCGCCGATCATCGCCGGCTATCACTTCGACCAGACCAAGCACATGAGCCTGGCGCTGTACGTCTACACCGACTGGGGCGATTACGACCCCGACCGGCTGGCGAACCTGAGCCTCAACAACTGGACCTACTCGCCTACCGTCGCCTACACGCAACTGATGCAGCAGGGCACGCTGGAATTCACCGCCGTTGGCGCGGTCGACTTCTACACCGAGAACGACGCCACCGATTACCAGAACGGCGCGGTGTTGCGCCTCGATGCGCAACTGGTCAAGCGATTTCCCAACGGTTGGGGCGCGGGCGGCATCGGCGGCTGGATCGAGCAGCTGGAAGACGACGAGGGCCCGACGGCCGACCGCCTGAATGGCTTCAAGGGCCGCTCGTTCGCGCTGGGGCCCACCGTCAACTATACGAAGAAGTGGGACGGCGGGCAGGTCGAGTTCGCCGCACGTTGGCTCACCGAGTTCGACGTGAAGCGCCGCCTGAAAGGCGACCCGCTGATGGTCACCGCGACCATCGCGTTCTGA
- a CDS encoding DUF2092 domain-containing protein, translating into MRRSSLFVVAIACIVAPALACAQTRERRDAASSAIATAPAVQPEAVAALERMSAYLRGLKQFGLHADTTIDLVTDDEQKLQFPGTLDYKVRAPDRLYIGMKTDRKERELFYDGKTLTVYGPRNKLYAQTPAPPTIAALLGAAEDRYGIELPLADLFLWGTAKAPTSSLRSAAYVGPARIDGSVTDQYAFRQDGVDWQIWIEAGDKPLPRRLVITTTADPAQPQYASTLTWNTNAKVRDADFAFVPPKDAHRIEFVEVDVVATQEGSR; encoded by the coding sequence ATGCGTCGTTCTTCGTTGTTCGTTGTCGCGATCGCCTGCATCGTCGCGCCGGCATTGGCCTGTGCGCAGACCCGTGAACGACGCGATGCGGCGAGCTCCGCCATCGCCACCGCCCCTGCCGTGCAACCCGAGGCCGTCGCGGCGCTGGAACGCATGTCGGCGTACCTGCGCGGGTTGAAACAGTTTGGCCTGCACGCCGACACCACGATCGACCTGGTGACGGACGACGAACAGAAGCTGCAGTTTCCCGGCACGCTCGATTACAAGGTGCGCGCGCCCGATCGCCTGTACATCGGCATGAAGACCGACCGCAAGGAACGCGAGCTGTTCTACGACGGAAAGACGCTCACGGTGTACGGGCCGCGCAACAAGCTCTATGCGCAGACGCCGGCGCCACCCACGATCGCGGCGCTGCTCGGCGCCGCGGAAGACCGATACGGCATCGAGTTGCCGTTGGCCGACCTGTTTTTGTGGGGCACCGCGAAGGCGCCGACGTCGTCGCTGCGATCGGCCGCGTACGTCGGTCCGGCGCGCATCGACGGCAGCGTCACCGACCAGTACGCCTTCCGGCAGGACGGCGTGGACTGGCAGATCTGGATCGAAGCCGGCGACAAGCCTTTGCCGCGGCGGCTGGTGATCACCACCACGGCCGATCCCGCGCAGCCGCAGTACGCCAGCACGCTCACCTGGAACACGAACGCGAAAGTGCGCGATGCCGACTTCGCCTTCGTGCCGCCGAAGGATGCGCATCGCATCGAGTTCGTCGAAGTCGACGTCGTCGCGACGCAGGAGGGCTCCCGATGA
- a CDS encoding DUF3182 family protein produces MAAGGVWTSTAPDTGRAPCADGSGCVVELLWRDRRSEHEAATGRWIGERLAALLGFEYGGVHADGVRYDAPPLFVPDVTLLASDARELGITGPHALLGGVVPHEFVATKTITHPLVDGARAKPDGWSDALGLALDEVTLPGFAAFSVEDVGRAARTLLDQGLPARIKRADGIGGLGQSVATDRKSLEAALAHLDPHSLARVGAVVELNLKPVKTYSIGTVAVGPHRIAYFGMQRLTRSRSGVAVYGGSSLACIRGDLNDLLATLEDEAERRVLRCAIRYDAEVSHAYPAFFASRRNYDVALGVDPSGVPRTGVLEQSWRVGGATPAEILALEAMHRDPLLSRVHVSTHEFHELVDPPLGAQVSFRGDDPNVGPMTKYAMLDAQDDAHGR; encoded by the coding sequence ATGGCGGCCGGCGGAGTCTGGACCTCGACCGCACCCGACACCGGACGCGCGCCCTGCGCCGACGGTTCCGGCTGCGTGGTGGAACTGCTGTGGCGCGATCGTCGCAGCGAACACGAGGCGGCCACCGGCCGCTGGATCGGCGAACGTCTCGCCGCGCTGCTCGGATTCGAGTACGGCGGCGTGCACGCGGACGGCGTTCGCTACGACGCGCCACCGCTGTTCGTCCCCGACGTCACGCTGCTGGCGTCGGACGCACGCGAACTGGGCATCACCGGCCCGCACGCGCTGCTGGGCGGCGTGGTGCCGCACGAGTTCGTCGCCACGAAAACGATCACGCATCCGCTGGTCGACGGGGCGCGCGCGAAACCGGACGGCTGGTCGGACGCACTCGGCCTCGCACTGGACGAGGTCACCCTGCCCGGCTTTGCGGCCTTCAGCGTGGAGGATGTCGGCCGCGCGGCGCGCACGCTGCTCGACCAGGGCCTGCCGGCGCGGATCAAGCGCGCCGATGGCATCGGCGGGCTGGGGCAGTCGGTCGCGACCGATCGCAAGTCGCTCGAGGCCGCGCTCGCGCACCTGGATCCGCACTCGCTCGCGCGCGTGGGCGCGGTGGTCGAACTCAACCTCAAGCCGGTGAAGACCTACAGCATCGGCACCGTCGCGGTCGGTCCGCACCGCATCGCGTACTTCGGCATGCAGCGGCTCACACGCAGCCGTTCGGGCGTGGCGGTGTACGGCGGCTCGTCGCTCGCGTGCATCCGCGGCGACCTGAACGATCTGCTGGCGACGCTGGAGGACGAAGCCGAACGCCGCGTGCTGCGTTGCGCGATCCGCTACGACGCGGAAGTGTCGCACGCGTATCCGGCGTTCTTCGCGTCGCGGCGCAATTACGACGTGGCCCTCGGTGTGGACCCGTCGGGCGTTCCGCGCACGGGCGTGCTCGAACAGTCCTGGCGCGTGGGCGGCGCGACGCCGGCGGAAATCCTCGCGCTGGAAGCGATGCATCGCGATCCGCTATTGTCGCGCGTGCACGTGTCCACGCACGAATTCCACGAACTGGTGGACCCTCCGCTCGGCGCGCAGGTGTCGTTCCGCGGCGATGATCCAAACGTGGGCCCGATGACGAAGTACGCCATGCTCGACGCGCAGGACGATGCGCATGGACGTTAG
- the queD gene encoding 6-carboxytetrahydropterin synthase QueD, with translation MKIFKAFTLEAAHRLPNVPEGHKCARLHGHSFRIEIHVEGEIDPHYGWVMDFSDLKAAFKPLYDLLDHHYLNDIEGLENPTSEVLAKWIWDRLKPSLPLLSEVVVHETCTSGCHYKP, from the coding sequence ATGAAAATCTTCAAGGCCTTCACGCTCGAAGCCGCGCACCGCCTGCCCAACGTCCCCGAGGGCCACAAGTGCGCGCGCCTGCACGGGCACAGTTTCCGCATCGAGATCCACGTCGAGGGCGAGATCGACCCGCACTACGGCTGGGTCATGGATTTCTCCGATCTGAAGGCGGCGTTCAAGCCGCTCTACGATCTACTGGACCACCACTACCTCAACGACATCGAAGGCCTGGAAAACCCGACCAGCGAAGTGCTGGCCAAGTGGATCTGGGATCGCCTGAAGCCGTCGCTGCCGCTGCTGTCGGAAGTCGTCGTGCACGAGACCTGCACGTCGGGCTGCCACTACAAGCCCTGA
- a CDS encoding SDR family oxidoreductase produces MATQKKPASKADATAAKQRRIQAQVEAKEATKKKAAKKSASKKKPVQAGTRKQPENPLPAQNQKKPGLEHELDPRPRYEAPDYQGSGKLQDKVALVTGGDSGIGRAVAVLFAREGADVAIVYLNEHEDAEETRAAVENEGRRCLLIPGDVKDATFCDGAVAATVQAFGGLDVLVNNAAFQMHAQSLEDLTDEHLQETLQTNIGGYFHMARAALQHLPRGGCIINSGSETGLFGSKQLLDYSATKGAIHAFTKSLASNLLERGIRVNCVAPGPVWTPLNPADRSAKDVAKFGESSDMGRPAQPEEISPAYVFLASPVCSSYVNGIVLPVMGGPMG; encoded by the coding sequence ATGGCGACACAGAAGAAGCCGGCCTCGAAGGCTGATGCCACGGCGGCGAAGCAGCGCAGGATCCAGGCGCAGGTCGAGGCGAAGGAAGCGACCAAAAAGAAGGCCGCGAAGAAATCCGCATCGAAGAAGAAACCCGTGCAGGCCGGGACGCGCAAGCAGCCGGAGAATCCGCTGCCCGCGCAGAACCAGAAGAAGCCCGGACTCGAACACGAACTCGATCCGCGTCCGCGTTACGAGGCGCCGGATTACCAGGGCAGCGGAAAACTGCAGGACAAGGTGGCGCTGGTCACCGGCGGCGACTCGGGCATCGGTCGCGCGGTCGCGGTGCTGTTCGCGCGCGAAGGCGCGGACGTCGCGATCGTGTACCTCAACGAACACGAAGACGCGGAGGAAACGCGCGCCGCCGTCGAGAACGAAGGCCGGCGCTGCCTGCTCATCCCGGGCGACGTGAAGGACGCGACGTTCTGCGACGGCGCGGTCGCCGCCACCGTGCAGGCGTTCGGCGGGCTCGACGTCCTGGTCAACAACGCGGCCTTCCAGATGCACGCGCAGTCGCTGGAAGACCTCACCGACGAACACCTGCAGGAAACCCTGCAGACCAACATCGGCGGCTATTTCCACATGGCGCGCGCCGCGCTGCAGCACCTGCCGCGCGGCGGATGCATCATCAATTCCGGCTCGGAAACGGGCCTGTTCGGCTCCAAGCAACTGCTGGACTACTCGGCGACCAAGGGCGCGATCCACGCCTTCACCAAGTCGCTGGCGAGCAACCTGCTCGAACGCGGCATCCGCGTGAACTGCGTCGCGCCGGGCCCGGTGTGGACGCCGCTCAATCCAGCCGATCGCTCGGCGAAGGACGTCGCGAAGTTCGGCGAATCCAGCGACATGGGCCGCCCCGCGCAGCCGGAGGAAATCTCGCCGGCCTACGTGTTTCTGGCCTCGCCGGTGTGCTCGTCGTACGTCAACGGGATTGTGCTGCCGGTGATGGGTGGGCCGATGGGGTGA
- a CDS encoding alpha/beta hydrolase family protein: MDVSLETIELAVEQERISGTVLSPPSKLPGVLFVHGWGGSQEHDLVRAREAAGIGCVCLTFDLRGHERTARHWEKVNRPQNLADLLAAYDWLAARPNVDPDAIAVVGISYGGYLAALMTAQRPVRWLALRSPAIYMDEGWERPKLQLHIDTDLVQYRKRRLDWQDNAVLRACAAYRNHALLVAAEHDTVVPHPVIDNYANAFHNTRSLTRRVIEGADHAFSQKSAQKAYQAILVKWLAEMIMGAREEAALARLRERKVAEDEGG; encoded by the coding sequence ATGGACGTTAGCCTCGAAACCATCGAACTGGCGGTCGAGCAGGAGCGCATCAGCGGCACCGTGCTCTCGCCGCCTTCGAAGTTGCCGGGCGTGCTGTTCGTGCACGGCTGGGGGGGCAGCCAGGAACACGACCTGGTGCGCGCGCGCGAAGCGGCCGGCATCGGCTGCGTCTGCCTTACCTTCGACCTGCGCGGGCACGAGCGCACCGCGCGCCACTGGGAGAAGGTCAACCGCCCGCAGAACCTCGCCGACCTGCTCGCCGCCTACGACTGGCTCGCGGCACGGCCGAACGTCGATCCCGATGCGATCGCGGTGGTGGGCATCAGCTACGGCGGCTATCTCGCGGCGCTGATGACGGCGCAGCGTCCGGTGCGCTGGCTCGCGCTGCGTTCCCCGGCGATCTACATGGACGAGGGATGGGAACGACCGAAGCTGCAGCTGCACATCGACACGGACCTCGTCCAATACCGCAAGCGCCGCCTGGACTGGCAGGACAACGCGGTGCTGCGCGCGTGCGCGGCGTATCGCAACCATGCGCTGCTCGTCGCGGCTGAACACGACACGGTGGTGCCGCATCCGGTGATCGACAACTACGCCAACGCCTTCCACAACACGCGTTCGCTGACGCGGCGCGTGATCGAAGGCGCGGACCACGCGTTCTCGCAGAAATCCGCGCAGAAGGCCTACCAGGCGATCCTGGTCAAATGGCTCGCGGAGATGATCATGGGCGCGCGAGAGGAAGCCGCGCTGGCGCGGCTTCGGGAGCGGAAGGTGGCGGAGGATGAGGGCGGTTGA